Part of the Devosia sp. SL43 genome, AACCGCCCAGCCAACTGGCTGATGAAGCGCTTCTTCGACTTCATTCGCTCGGTCGACATGCTGATCTGGGCGCTGTTCTTCACCCGCGGCTTCGGCCCCGGACCGATCCCCGGTATTGCGGCGATCTTCTTCACTGACACCGGTGCCTTGGGCAAGGTCTATGCCGAGGCGCTGGAGAATGTGGACGACAAGCAGCGCGAGGGTATGAAGTCGGTCGGCGCCAGCCCGGCTGCGCTCAACCGCTATGGCGTGGTGCCGCAGGTGCTGCCGGTCTTCGTGTCGCAATCGCTGTATTTCTGGGAGAGCAACACGCGCTCGGCCACGGTGATCGGTGCGGTCGGGGCGGGCGGCATCGGGCTCAAACTGCTGGAGTCGATGGGCACCAATTCGGACTGGGACAAGGTCGCATACATGGTGCTGCTGATCCTGCTGGTGGTGTTCTTGTTCGACAATATCTCCAACGCGATCCGGTCGAGGTTGATCGGGCCGGTGGGGCACTGAGTACTTTCCTATTGCGTGCGGAACCGTACCACCAGTCGACACCCTCCCCCTTGAGGGGAGGGATCAAGGGAGGGGGTGGGCCACGCGCGCATCGGACTCGCGGAGAGATACCCCCACCCTGCTCGATTCAACGGACTTAGCGAACGCCAAGTCCTATCTCGCTTCCCTCCCCCACAAGGGGGAGGGAGACCCGACTGAGAGATCGGTGCTCAGCCGAAGCCTTCTTCACCTCTCCCTTCGGGGGAGAGGTCGGCGCGCAGAGCCGGGTGAGGGGGCCTTTACTGGGTGATGTGCTTGGGGAAGGCCCCCTCACCAGACCCAAGAGGGTCGACCTCTCCCCCAAAGGGAGAGGTGAAGAGGGCTCAAAGCTGCTTCTCCGCCAGTTCCCGGAATGCGTCCGGCACCGATTTCGGCGCTTCCAGCACCACCGAGCCGTAGCCGATGGCGTCCCAGCCGAAGCGGGTGCGGACCTTGTCCATGGCGCCGTCGGCTTGGCGGCGGGCGGCGCCGGTGCGGGTGCCGGGGCGGCGGGCATCATCGGGGCCGCCGAGCGAGAATTCGAACTGCATGGCCTGGTCAGGGACCAGGTGCGACACCGAGATGGCGAGCAACGAGATGTCGCGCTCATGCGGGTGCTCGTCCCGCACGCCGCGCACCAGTTCCTCGGCGATTTCGGCTATGGTGGTGGTTGCCGAAACCGGCGCGCCCAGTGTCATGGCGCGGGTGACGGCGCGCATGTCGGCGAAGCGGACGCGGACGGTGATAGTGCGGCCGGACCAGGATTTGTCGCGCAGGCGCGACGCGATGCGATCGGCGAGGAGGCGCAGGGTCGGGCGGAACACCTGCTCGCGAAAGGGTTTGCGGCCCAGCGCCGACTGCGCGCCGGCCGAGCGCGCGCGGTGGTCGGTGACGATAGCGCGCGGGTCGCGGTTCCAGGCGAGGGCGAACAGTTTTTCGCCGGCGGCATGGCCGATGAGGCGTTCGAGCGAGCGGCCGGGTGTCTGCGCCAGTTGGCCGATGGTGATGATGCCCGATTCCGCCAGCTTGGCCTTGGTGACCGGGCCGACGCCCCACATCAGCTCCACCGGCAGGTCGTGCAGAAACGCCAGCTCATTGGCCGGATCGATCACCACCATGCCATCTGGCTTGGCCACCTGCGAGCCGATCTTGGCCAGATGCTTGGTGCGGGCCACGCCCACCGAGATGGGCAGGCCGAGTTCCTCGCGCACACGGCGGCGGATGGTCGCGGCGATGACTTCGGGTGGTCCGAACAGATGCGCCGTGCCGGCGACATCGGCAAAGGCCTCGTCGATGGAGATGCGCTCAACCAAGGGAGTGTAGTCGTCGAGAATGGCCATGGCGGCATCGCCGAGCCGCTGATACTCGCGGAAGTGGCCGCCGACAAAGATCAGGTGCGGACAGAGTTCGCGCGCCCTGCGGCCCGGCATGCCGCCATAGACACCGAAGGCCTTGGCTTCATAGGATGCGGCCAGCACCACGCCGCCGCCAACGGCAATGGGTTTGCCGAAGAGGGATGGGTCCAGCAATTGCTCGACCGACGCATAGAAGGCGTCGAGATCGGCATGAAGGATTGTCGCCGCGTCCACGGGGCACCTGCGCTTTTAATCAGAACATAAAGCGAACAAACTGACGGTTGAGTCAAGAGCAGTCAGAATCGATCACAAGTTTTTGGGCGCCCTGCTGCGTAAGACCAACTTAAGTGAATTCCCCTAGTGTGAAGCCCTAGACTGTGGGCCCTATCTTGTTCTCCATCCTCGATTTCTTCATTTCATCGCATGATCCGCGCTTCGTCATCCTGGCGGCGGTGGTGTGCCTTGTCTCGGCGTATGCCTGCGTCAGCCTGCTGCACCATGCGCAGCGGACCAACGGACGGCTGGGTACGATATGGATCGGCGTCGCCGCGCTCGCGGTGGGCTTCGGCATATGGGCGACCCATTTCGTAGCCATGCTCGCCTTCCGTCCGGGCTTTTCGCTGAACTACGATATCGTCCTGACCGCCGCATCGCTGATCATCGCCATTGGTGTCTGCGGTGCCGGCATTGCCATGGCTTCGCGGGGCAGCGGCCTGCGGGACCATTTCCTCGGCGGCGCGGTGGTCGGCGTGGCCATTTCCAGCATGCATTATACCGGCATTGCCGCACTGGTGATGGGCGGCAGCATCGGCTGGAATAGCGCCGGCGTGGCCATCTCCATCCTGGCGGGCATTCTGCTCTCGGGCTTGTCCTTCGTCGCGGCGTCAAGTGGTCGGCGCATTGGCGGAGCGATGCTGCTGACGCTGGCCATCTGCGCCATGCATTTCACCGCCATGGGGTCGGCCGGCTTCTCCGGATGTTTCCCGCTCAGCGCCGCCGGTGAGATCGACAGCGGCTGGCTGTCGATCGGCGTTGCACTGGTCTCGCTGCTGATCCTGGGTGTTACCTTTGCCAGCGCGGTGCTCGACGAGGCCGATCGGCGCCGCACCGACCGCGAGCTAAAGCGACAACAGGCAGACGCCAATCGCATCAGCGAGGTCACGGGCCTGCTCGAAATGGCGACCACCCATATGGCCCAGGGCCTGATGCTGTTCGACAGCGCCGGCTATCTGCGTTTCCACAACGATCGCCTGGCCGATATCGTCGGCGCCGGCACTGAGCGCCGCGACCTTGTGGGGCAGCATTTCAACGACCTGTCGGCGGGTCTGCGGCCCCGTGTGACCAACCTGTCGGACGCCGACCGGCTGCAATATGATGCACGGCTGGCCGAACTGCGGGACAAGCTGGCGCGGGGCGAGGGCAGCGACTACATGCGCACGCTGGACAACGGCCGTATCGTCCGTTTCATCCACAGCCCGATAGCGGATGGCGGTTGGGTCACCACGCTCGATGACGTGACAGCAGCGCAGCGTTCGCAGGCAGCCATCTCGCATCTGGCCTACCACGACTCGCTGACCAACATCCTCAACCGCGCTGCCTTCAACGAGACGCTCGACACCGCCCTCGAAGATGCCGAGACCAGTGACCTCAACATCGCTGTCATTGCCATCGATCTCGATCGCTTCAAGGAGATCAACGACAACTATGGCCATATCGTCGGCGACCAGGTGCTCAAGTCCCTGGCGACGCGGCTGAGCACCGGCCTCAAGGAGGGCGAGTCGGTGGCGCGGCTGGGCGGCGACGAGTTCGCCGCGATCAAGACGTTTATCTCGATGGATGCCTTGCGCGACTTCCTCGCACGGATCGAGACCGCCCTGTTCGCCCGTATCGAGACCGATATCGTGGCGGTGACCACGGGCGCCAGCATCGGCGTCGCCATCTATCCCGAGGACGGGGGCGACCGCTCGCGGCTGCTCAACAATGCCGACTTGGCCATGTATCGCGCCAAGGCCGAGTTCGACACGCGTGTCTGCTACTACGAACACGACATGGACGAGCATGCTCGCCAGCGTCGCGCCATGGCCAAGGACATCTGGTCGGCTCTGGAGCATGACGCGTTCTACCTGGTCTACCAGGTGCAGAAGTCGGTCGCGACCAACGAGATCACCGGCTACGAAGTTCTGCTGCGCTGGGACCGACCTGGCTTCGGCTTGGTCTCGCCGACCGATTTCATCCCGGTGGCCGAAGAGTGTGGCGCGATCGGCGCCATCGGCAACTGGGTGCTCAAGATGGCGTGCCTCGACGCTGCGTCCTGGCCGGAGCCCTACAAGATCGCGGTCAATATATCGGGCATCCAGCTCAGCCAGGTCGAGCTGATCGACACGGTGCGTGCGGCCCTGCTGCGCTCCGGTTTGGCGCCGGCGCGGCTGGAGCTGGAGGTGACGGAGACCTCGATCATCGCTGACAAGAGACGGGCGCTGCATATCCTGCGGCAGATCAAGGCGATGGGCGTCTCGATCGCCATCGACGACTTCGGCACCGGCTATTCGTCGCTCGATACGCTGCGCAGCTTCCCATTTGACAAGATCAAGCTCGATCGCTCGTTCATGACCGAGGTCGAGGTCAACGAACAGTCCAAGGCCATCGTCCGGGCCATCCTGGCACTGGGGCGGAGCCTGTCGGTCCCGGTACTGGCCGAGGGAGTTGAGACGTTGGCACAGCTCGACGTGCTGCGCTTGGAGGGCTGCAACGAGGCGCAGGGCTTCCTGCTCGGGCGTCCGGGCGCCATCGACTGGAGTGATGAGCTAGAGCCGCGAATGCTGGCCTAGCTACGGCATCAGTTGCCCGCCATTGACCTCGATGACCTGGCCAATGATGTAGCCCGAGAGGGTATCGGAGGCGAGGAAGAGGTAGGCGCCGACGCAGTCTTCCGCCGTGCCGGCGCGGCCTTGCGGTACGGTGGCGATATTGGCCTTCATCTGCGCCTCGGTGGAATAGCGCTCGTGAAACGGCGTATCGATGACGCCGGGAGCCACCGCATTGACGCGGATGTTGAAGCCGATCAGTTCCTTGGCCATGCCGCGGGTAATGTTGCTGACCAGGGCCTTGGATGAGCCGTAGAGTCCCGCGCCATTGCTGGCGCCGTTGCGGGCAGCGATCGAGGTCGTGTTGATGATGAACCCGCCCTGGCGCTTGAGGTGGGGAATGGCGGCGCGGCTGGCCGCGATCACCGAACGACCATTGAGGTCCATGACCTTATCGTAATAGTCGTCGTCCATATCGGCATAGGCCATGCGGCCCACCATGCCGCCGGCATTGTTGATGAGGCCATCGAGCCGGCCAAAGGCTTTGGCGGTCTCCTCGACGGCACGCGCGATCTCTGCGGATTTGCTCGCATCGGCGCGGATTAGCACGGCCTTGCCGCCCGCATCGGCGATCGCGCCGGCGACGGATTCCGCCGCCTGCTTGCTCGAATTGTAGTGCACGCCAACTGATGCGCCTTGGGCAGCAAAGGCCTTGGCCAAAGCCGCGCCGATGCCCGTGG contains:
- a CDS encoding SDR family NAD(P)-dependent oxidoreductase, with translation MTQLTIPDLAGKAVLVTGASTGIGAALAKAFAAQGASVGVHYNSSKQAAESVAGAIADAGGKAVLIRADASKSAEIARAVEETAKAFGRLDGLINNAGGMVGRMAYADMDDDYYDKVMDLNGRSVIAASRAAIPHLKRQGGFIINTTSIAARNGASNGAGLYGSSKALVSNITRGMAKELIGFNIRVNAVAPGVIDTPFHERYSTEAQMKANIATVPQGRAGTAEDCVGAYLFLASDTLSGYIIGQVIEVNGGQLMP
- a CDS encoding EAL domain-containing protein, which translates into the protein MFSILDFFISSHDPRFVILAAVVCLVSAYACVSLLHHAQRTNGRLGTIWIGVAALAVGFGIWATHFVAMLAFRPGFSLNYDIVLTAASLIIAIGVCGAGIAMASRGSGLRDHFLGGAVVGVAISSMHYTGIAALVMGGSIGWNSAGVAISILAGILLSGLSFVAASSGRRIGGAMLLTLAICAMHFTAMGSAGFSGCFPLSAAGEIDSGWLSIGVALVSLLILGVTFASAVLDEADRRRTDRELKRQQADANRISEVTGLLEMATTHMAQGLMLFDSAGYLRFHNDRLADIVGAGTERRDLVGQHFNDLSAGLRPRVTNLSDADRLQYDARLAELRDKLARGEGSDYMRTLDNGRIVRFIHSPIADGGWVTTLDDVTAAQRSQAAISHLAYHDSLTNILNRAAFNETLDTALEDAETSDLNIAVIAIDLDRFKEINDNYGHIVGDQVLKSLATRLSTGLKEGESVARLGGDEFAAIKTFISMDALRDFLARIETALFARIETDIVAVTTGASIGVAIYPEDGGDRSRLLNNADLAMYRAKAEFDTRVCYYEHDMDEHARQRRAMAKDIWSALEHDAFYLVYQVQKSVATNEITGYEVLLRWDRPGFGLVSPTDFIPVAEECGAIGAIGNWVLKMACLDAASWPEPYKIAVNISGIQLSQVELIDTVRAALLRSGLAPARLELEVTETSIIADKRRALHILRQIKAMGVSIAIDDFGTGYSSLDTLRSFPFDKIKLDRSFMTEVEVNEQSKAIVRAILALGRSLSVPVLAEGVETLAQLDVLRLEGCNEAQGFLLGRPGAIDWSDELEPRMLA
- the dinB gene encoding DNA polymerase IV, producing the protein MDAATILHADLDAFYASVEQLLDPSLFGKPIAVGGGVVLAASYEAKAFGVYGGMPGRRARELCPHLIFVGGHFREYQRLGDAAMAILDDYTPLVERISIDEAFADVAGTAHLFGPPEVIAATIRRRVREELGLPISVGVARTKHLAKIGSQVAKPDGMVVIDPANELAFLHDLPVELMWGVGPVTKAKLAESGIITIGQLAQTPGRSLERLIGHAAGEKLFALAWNRDPRAIVTDHRARSAGAQSALGRKPFREQVFRPTLRLLADRIASRLRDKSWSGRTITVRVRFADMRAVTRAMTLGAPVSATTTIAEIAEELVRGVRDEHPHERDISLLAISVSHLVPDQAMQFEFSLGGPDDARRPGTRTGAARRQADGAMDKVRTRFGWDAIGYGSVVLEAPKSVPDAFRELAEKQL